From Sceloporus undulatus isolate JIND9_A2432 ecotype Alabama chromosome 6, SceUnd_v1.1, whole genome shotgun sequence, one genomic window encodes:
- the EMC4 gene encoding ER membrane protein complex subunit 4 isoform X1, whose translation MSTPGGLVTNRGRRFKWAIELSGPGSGSRGRSDRSSGQGDTLYPIGYSDKQVPDTSVQETDRILVEKRCWDIALGPLKQIPMNLFIMYMAGNTISIFPTMMVCMMAWRPIQALMSISATFKLLESSSQKFLQGLVYLIGNLLGLALAVYKCQSMGLLPTHASDWLAFIEPPERMEFTGGGLVL comes from the exons ATGAGCACTCCAGGAGGGTTGGTGACCAATCGCGGACGGCGTTTCAAATGGGCCATTGAGTTGAGCGGTCCAGGTAGTGGAAGTAG GGGCCGTAGTGACCGGAGCAGCGGTCAGGGGGACACTCTATATCCTATAGGCTACTCGGACAAGCAGGTACCAGATACCAGTGTCCAGGAAACAGATCGTATCCTGGTGGAAAAG CGCTGCTGGGATATTGCCCTGGGTCCCCTGAAGCAAATCCCTATGAACCTGTTCATCATGTACATGGCAGGCAACACAATTTCCATCTTCCCCACCATGATGGTCTGTATGATGGCCTGGAGGCCCATCCAAGCACTCATGTCCATCTCTGCTA CCTTCAAATTACTGGAGAGTTCAAGCCAAAAATTCCTTCAGGGTCTGGTGTACTTAATTGGAAACCTCTTAGGGTTGGCTTTGGCTGTTTACAAGTGCCAGTCAATGGGATTGTTGCCAACACATGCTTCTGACTGGCTGGCTTTTATTGAACCACCTGAG CGCATGGAGTTCACAGGTGGGGGTCTTGTGCTATGA
- the EMC4 gene encoding ER membrane protein complex subunit 4 isoform X2 — MNLFIMYMAGNTISIFPTMMVCMMAWRPIQALMSISATFKLLESSSQKFLQGLVYLIGNLLGLALAVYKCQSMGLLPTHASDWLAFIEPPERMEFTGGGLVL; from the exons ATGAACCTGTTCATCATGTACATGGCAGGCAACACAATTTCCATCTTCCCCACCATGATGGTCTGTATGATGGCCTGGAGGCCCATCCAAGCACTCATGTCCATCTCTGCTA CCTTCAAATTACTGGAGAGTTCAAGCCAAAAATTCCTTCAGGGTCTGGTGTACTTAATTGGAAACCTCTTAGGGTTGGCTTTGGCTGTTTACAAGTGCCAGTCAATGGGATTGTTGCCAACACATGCTTCTGACTGGCTGGCTTTTATTGAACCACCTGAG CGCATGGAGTTCACAGGTGGGGGTCTTGTGCTATGA
- the SDR39U1 gene encoding epimerase family protein SDR39U1 yields MFLVERRSPEGLSAHARPAFPAMRVLIGGGTGFVGRALTQLLKNQGHEVTLVSRSPGKNRITWDELSRLGLPPCDGVVNLSGENVLNPLRRWNESFRQDIVTSRVETTKALAKAIAEAEPPPLAWVLVTGVGYYQPSHTTKYTEDSPGGDFDFFSRLVTRWEAAAKIPSDATRQVVVRSGVVLGRDGGAIAQMLWPFRLGLGGPIASGRQPFPWIHVADLTGIVAHALEQEGVSGILNGVAPSAVTTTNKDFAQAMGSALRRPALLPLPGFAVSTIFGPERSIMLLEGQRVVPKRTLESNYCFEFPDLPSALRDILS; encoded by the exons ATGTTCTTGGTGGAGAGGAGGAGCCCTGAGGGCCTCAGTGCGCATGCGCGGCCAGCCTTCCCAGCCATGAGGGTTTTAATAG GTGGTGGGACTGGATTTGTCGGCAGAGCCTTAACCCAGTTGCTGAAGAACCAAGGCCATGAAGTCACCCTGGTTTCCCGCAGTCCTGGAAAGAACCGGATTACTTGG GATGAGCTTTCCCGTTTGGGGCTTCCTCCCTGTGATGGTGTAGTCAACCTTTCTGGAGAAAATGTCCTTAACCCCCTTAGAAG GTGGAATGAATCCTTCCGCCAGGACATAGTCACCAGCCGGGTAGAGACTACAAAAGCCTTGGCAAAAGCCATTGCAGAAGCTGAACCTCCACCTCTAGCCTGGGTTCTTGTCACCGGCGTAG GGTATTACCAGCCCAGCCACACCACAAAATACACAGAAGACAGTCCTGGTGGAGATTTTGACTTCTTCTCTCGCCTGGTGACCCGTTGGGAGGCAGCAGCTAAAATCCCCAGTGATGCCACACGCCAGGTGGTTGTGAGGTCTG GTGTTGTGCTGGGCAGAGATGGTGGTGCCATTGCCCAGATGCTGTGGCCTTTTCGCCTGGGTCTGGGAGGGCCCATTGCTTCTGGCCGCCAGCCTTTTCCTTGGATCCATGTGGCAGATTTGACAGGCATCGTGGCTCATGCACTGGAGCAGGAGGGGGTTAGCGGGATCCTGAATGGTGTTGCGCCATCTGCCGTTACCACCACAAATAAGGACTTTGCTCAGGCAATGGGATCGGCACTCCGACGGCCTGCCCTGTTGCCCCTACCAGGGTTTGCCGTATCTACCATCTTTGGCCCTGAACGAAGCATCATGTTGCTAGAAGGGCAGCGTGTGGTGCCCAagaggactctggagagcaactATTGCTTTGAGTTCCCCGATCTTCCCTCTGCCCTCCGGGATATTTTATCCTGA